CGCCGTGCTCGTCGCGGATCTTCTGGGAGATCTTCATCGAGCAGAACTTCGGGCCGCACATGGAGCAGAAGTGGGCGGTCTTGGCCGGTTCGGCGGGGAGGGTCTCGTCGTGGAAGTCGCGGGCGGTCTCCGGGTCGAGGGCCAGGTTGAACTGGTCCTCCCAGCGGAACTCGAAGCGGGCGTCGGAGAGGGCGTCGTCCCAGGCCTGGGCGCCGGGGTGGCCCTTGGCGAGGTCGGCGGCGTGGGCGGCGATCTTGTAGGTGATCACGCCGGTCTTGACGTCGTCCCGGTTGGGCAGGCCCAGGTGCTCCTTGGGCGTGACGTAGCAGAGCATCGCGGTGCCCCACCAGGCGATCATCGCGGCGCCGATGCCGGAGGTGATGTGGTCGTAGCCGGGGGCGACGTCGGTGGTGAGGGGGCCGAGGGTGTAGAACGGCGCCTCGTCGCAGATCTCCTTCTGGAGATCCATGTTCTCCTTGATCTTGTGCATCGGGACGTGGCCCGGGCCCTCGATCATCACCTGGACATCGCGCTCGCGGGCGATCCGGCCGAGCTCGCCGAGGGTCTGCAGCTCGGCGAACTGGGCCTCATCGTTGGCGTCGGCGATGGAGCCGGGGCGCAGGCCGTCACCGAGCGAGAAGGTGACGTCGTAGGTGGCGAGGATGTCGCAGAGTTCCTCGAAGTTGGTGTAGAGGAAGTTCTCCTTGTGGTGCGCGAGGCACCAGGCGGCCATGATCGAGCCACCGCGGGAGACGATGCCGGTCTTGCGGCGGGCGGTCAGCGGGACGTACCGCAGCAGCACGCCGGCGTGGACGGTCATGTAGTCGACGCCCTGCTCGCACTGCTCGATGATGGTGTCCCGGTAGACGTCCCAGCTCAGCTCTTCGGCCCTGCCGTCGACCTTCTCCAGGGCCTGGTAGAGCGGCACGGTGCCGATCGGCACGGGGGAGTTGCGCAGGATCCACTCGCGGGTGGTGTGGATGTTGCGGCCGGTGGAGAGGTCCATGACGGTGTCGGCGCCCCAGCGGGTGGCCCAGGTCATCTTCTCCACCTCCTCCTCGATCGAGGAGGTGACGGCGGAGTTGCCGATGTTGGCGTTGATCTTCACCAGGAAGTTGGTGCCGATGATGGCCGGCTCGACCTCGGGGTGGTTCACGTTGACCGGGATGACGGCCCGGCCGCGGGCCACCTCGTCGCGCACGTACTCGGGGGCGAGGCCCTCGCGCAGGGCGACGAACTCCATCTCCGGGGTGACGATGCCCTGCTTGGCGTAGGCCAGCTGGGTGACGGCGGCGCCGCCGCGGCCGCGCAGCGGGCGGCGGGGGCGGCCGGGGAAGACGGCGTCGAGGTTGCGCAGGTTCCCGCCGCGCGGCGAGGTGTGCTTGATCCCGTCGTCCTCGGGGCGGGCCTCGCGGCCGTCGTACTCCTCGACGTCGCCGCGCTGGCGGATCCACGAGTCGCGCAGGGCGGGCAGGCCGCGTCGCACGTCGGCCTCGTAGGCCGGGTCGGTGTACGGGCCCGACGTGTCGTACAGCGGGACGGTCTTCCCGTTGGTGAGCACCACTTCGCGGTACGGCACCCGCAGGTCGGGGCGGGATCCCTCGCGGTAGGCCTTGCGCCAGGCCGGGGTGGGGTAGCCGGTGCCCGTACTGCTCGCGGCGGCGGCGCCGGTCACGGTGTCGGAGGCAGACTGCGGCTGTGGTTCGAACGTGGTCATCGGACCTCTACTCCCTACGCCGGCATTACCCGGTCAGGTTCCTGCGGTCGGCGCAGCGTCCGGTCCGTCCGTCGACGTGCCGTTCAGCGCCCTCTCAGCCCGGTGCTCCGAGCTCCCGCGTCCGCAGGCGGTGTTGCCTGCGCATGACGCCCAACACCGTAGCGAGCGGATCGCCGCAGGTCCAGATGGCTTCCGGTGCGGATGGCTTCCGGTGCGCGGACGGCGGCGGCAGACTGGTGCGCATGGTCGGACTGACGGGGCGGGTCACGGGGAAGGTCGGCGCGGGGCTGGTCGGGGAGGTGCTGGTACACGTGCCCGAGCGGCAGGGGACGGAGGCGTTCCTGGCGTACCTGGCGGTGCCGGGGGATCCGCTGCCGCTCGGTACGCAGGTGGTCGTGGTGGAGTACCAGGCGCCGCGGACGGTCTTCGTGTCGCCGGTCTGACGGGCACGGCGCTCGTCCGACGGGCACGGCGCGCGAACCTCTTCGGACGCCCTTCGGACTCCCATCGGGCCCCGTGTGACACATCCGTACCGCCACCGGGACGAAGTCACGACGTCATCCTCTGGCGCGCGATCACGAACAGGCGCAGAATCTCCGCTGCCACCGCGTCCGCGCACTCCTGCACAACCACGCGCAGCCACGGAGCGGTGTGCCCTGAAGGGGGAGTCTGCCGATGGTCATCGGCGTCGTCGCGGGGGCCGTGGTGGCCTCCGTCATCATCCTGATCGTGCTGTTCAGGCTCATGTGGCGGGTAGCCGAGCCGAACGAGGCACTGATCATCTCCGGTTCGAAACACGGTGACGGTCTGGGCTTCCGGATCGTCACCGGGCGCGGCACCTTCGTCCTGCCGGGCATGCAGGTGGTGCGCCGGCTCTCGCTCGACCTCAACGAGGCCGAGCTGGACGTCGAGTGCGTGACCTCGCAAGGAATCCCGGTGCACGTCAAGGGCGTTGTGATCTTCAAGGTCGGCGACGACTCGGTGTCGATCGCCAACGCCGCCCGGCGTTTCCTGGACCAGCAGAAGCAGATGGGCCTGCGGGTGCACAACGTGTTCGCCGGTCATCTGCGGTCCATCGTCGGCGGTTTGACGGTCGAGGACATGATCCGCGACCGCGAGCGGCTGACCGGGGAGACCCGGGCCGCCTCGGGCGCCGAGATGGAGAAGCTCGGCCTGATCATCGACTCCCTGCAGATCCAGGAGATCCTGGACCCGACCGGCTACATCCGGAACCTGGCCGCCCCGCACGCCGCGGCCGTGCAGCGCGACGCCCGTATCGCGGCGGCCGCCGCCGACCGCGCGGCGACCGAGGCGGAGCAGGAGGCGTTCGCCCGCAAGGCCGAGGCGACGCGCAACAGCGAGATCCAGCAGGCCTCCTACCAGGCCGAGATGGACACCGCCAGCGCCCGGGCTCGGCAGGCCGGCCCGCTCGCCGAGGCGGCCGCCCGGCAGGAGGTCGTCGTCCAGGAGACGAAGGTCGCCGAGCTGGAGGCCCGCCGCAAGGAGCAGCAGCTGCAGATCGACATCCGCAAGCCGGCCGACGCCCAGGCGTACGAGACCCGTACCCGCGCCGAGGCCGACCGAGACGCCCGGATCTCCTCGGCCCAGGCGCACGCCCGGGAGACCGAGCTCAAGGCCGCGGCCGACGCCAGCCAGGTGAAGATCGCCGCGGCGGCCGAGGCGGAGGCCACCCGGGTGCGCGGTCTGGCCGCCGCCGAGGCGACCAGGGCCACCGGCCAGGCGGAGGCCGCGGCCGTCGAGGCGCGCGG
The nucleotide sequence above comes from Streptomyces kaniharaensis. Encoded proteins:
- a CDS encoding SPFH domain-containing protein, with the translated sequence MPMVIGVVAGAVVASVIILIVLFRLMWRVAEPNEALIISGSKHGDGLGFRIVTGRGTFVLPGMQVVRRLSLDLNEAELDVECVTSQGIPVHVKGVVIFKVGDDSVSIANAARRFLDQQKQMGLRVHNVFAGHLRSIVGGLTVEDMIRDRERLTGETRAASGAEMEKLGLIIDSLQIQEILDPTGYIRNLAAPHAAAVQRDARIAAAAADRAATEAEQEAFARKAEATRNSEIQQASYQAEMDTASARARQAGPLAEAAARQEVVVQETKVAELEARRKEQQLQIDIRKPADAQAYETRTRAEADRDARISSAQAHARETELKAAADASQVKIAAAAEAEATRVRGLAAAEATRATGQAEAAAVEARGLADAEAARALGLANAEGIRARAAALAENQDAVVAQELAEKWPEIVRAAAESFGNVEHMVLLNGADGMGEMFAKALTMGGTGLGLARQLLNTMHEREQHPAQSPADAPAPVVHQVRIEE
- the thiC gene encoding phosphomethylpyrimidine synthase ThiC, producing the protein MTTFEPQPQSASDTVTGAAAASSTGTGYPTPAWRKAYREGSRPDLRVPYREVVLTNGKTVPLYDTSGPYTDPAYEADVRRGLPALRDSWIRQRGDVEEYDGREARPEDDGIKHTSPRGGNLRNLDAVFPGRPRRPLRGRGGAAVTQLAYAKQGIVTPEMEFVALREGLAPEYVRDEVARGRAVIPVNVNHPEVEPAIIGTNFLVKINANIGNSAVTSSIEEEVEKMTWATRWGADTVMDLSTGRNIHTTREWILRNSPVPIGTVPLYQALEKVDGRAEELSWDVYRDTIIEQCEQGVDYMTVHAGVLLRYVPLTARRKTGIVSRGGSIMAAWCLAHHKENFLYTNFEELCDILATYDVTFSLGDGLRPGSIADANDEAQFAELQTLGELGRIARERDVQVMIEGPGHVPMHKIKENMDLQKEICDEAPFYTLGPLTTDVAPGYDHITSGIGAAMIAWWGTAMLCYVTPKEHLGLPNRDDVKTGVITYKIAAHAADLAKGHPGAQAWDDALSDARFEFRWEDQFNLALDPETARDFHDETLPAEPAKTAHFCSMCGPKFCSMKISQKIRDEHGDGSTAVNTDYDAEAVAGMQAMSEEFKAQGNRVYLPLAD